In the Azospirillum humicireducens genome, GGAGAACCGGCACAAGGACGGCATCCTCGACGTCACCATCGCCCCCGCTTCTTCGGACAAGGTGTCGGCGGCGACGGCGGCGGAAGCGGACCGCATCGCCCGGCGCATCGCCGAAGCTCTGGATCTGGTCGGTGTGCTGGCGGTGGAGATGTTCGTCACCGCGGACGGCGCCGTCCTGGTCAACGAGATGGCTCCACGCCCGCACAATTCCGGTCACTGGACCATGGACGCCTGCGCCTCCTGCCAGTTCGAGCAGCTGGTGCGCGCGGTCTGCGGCCTGCCGCTGGGATCGGTCGACCGGCTGGCCGATGCCGAGATGACCAACCTGATCGGCGACGACGTGCTGCGCTGGCCGGAGTTTCTGGCGGAGCCCGGTGCCCGCCTCCACCTCTACGGCAAGGCGGAAGCCCGTCCCGGCCGCAAGATGGGCCATGTCAACCGGCTGTTCCCGCGCCGCTGACTTTCTCCTCCGCAGGACCGATGCAGAGGCCCCGCGACCCCATGGTCGGCGGGGCCTTTTTATATTGTCCGCCACTCATTATCGAACCCGCGGATTCACCGGGTCGTCGAAATGCCTGTCCTGTGTTTTCCCAGGAGACAACTCCAATCCAGCAAAAACCGAAACGACCGATCCGACAGGTTCCTGTTCAGGGCAGAGACGTCACAAAATGCCGCGTTTCGCGTGTGATGACGGTTATCGGCTGCGGTCGGGCTTTTAACTGATGTCAACATTGGTTACTCTAAGTCATATTCCTATCGAAACTATCTAAACTTTGATGCAATTTGCATCCGGATGACGATGCCCCTGGCGCAGGACAATGCAGGACGCTCCAACACAGCGATCAGCCCGGTCGTGAACCCGGCGGCCGGTCCGCTCGGACCGCGTCGGCCTCAGTCCAGCCGGGATCGTGACCGCTTCGTCGGCTTCGCCTTCGCCGCCGCCGATCTGCTGATCGAGACGGATGGGCAGGGCGGCATCCTGTTTTCCGCCGGTGCCCGCTGCCGCCTGACGAAGGGCGAGGTCGGCGGGCTGGTGGGCACCAATCTCATGGATGTGGTGGCTCCCGGCGACCGCAAATACGTTCATGTCCTGTTCGAACGAATCCGGGAGAAGGCGCGGATCAAGCCATCGCGTGTATTGTTCCAGGCCTTCGATGGGCAGCAGTTTCCAGCGCTCCTGGGCGGCTGCCGTCTCGATTCCTGTCCGGGGTCGTTGTTCCTGACCATTCTGCTGACCGTTCCGCCGCGAACCGGCTCCGCCGGGTCCGCGGTGCAGGGCGAACTGCTCGACCAAACCGGTTTCGCCAACATCCTGGAAGAGCGGCTCCTCGCAGCCCGCGAAAGGGGGGTGGACCAGGGACTGACCCTGCTTCTGGTCGAAGGGTTGCAGGCCATGGTCGACGCCATGCCGGAGGGGGCCGCGGCCGAGGTGCGCGACGGCATCGACGCCTATCTGCGCGGCATCTCCGCCGATGGGGACAGCGCAGGCCAGTTGGGCGGCGACCGCTACGGCATCGTCCATGCCGCCGACATCGACGGGCAAGAGGTGCAGGGGCACATCGCGCAGATCGTCGAGGCGGCGGGCGGCGCCCTGCCCGGCGGCATCCGGTCCTGGACCCTGGACATGGCCGACGACCGGCTGGACCCCGCCGACGCCGCCCGCGCCCTGGTCTATACCGTGCAGGCCTTCGCCTCAGCCCAAGGCGGCGAA is a window encoding:
- a CDS encoding EAL domain-containing protein, with amino-acid sequence MTMPLAQDNAGRSNTAISPVVNPAAGPLGPRRPQSSRDRDRFVGFAFAAADLLIETDGQGGILFSAGARCRLTKGEVGGLVGTNLMDVVAPGDRKYVHVLFERIREKARIKPSRVLFQAFDGQQFPALLGGCRLDSCPGSLFLTILLTVPPRTGSAGSAVQGELLDQTGFANILEERLLAARERGVDQGLTLLLVEGLQAMVDAMPEGAAAEVRDGIDAYLRGISADGDSAGQLGGDRYGIVHAADIDGQEVQGHIAQIVEAAGGALPGGIRSWTLDMADDRLDPADAARALVYTVQAFASAQGGEFTISSLEDGANRLMAGAVERIGQLRATIDNRDFIVVYQPIVDIATGAVHHLEALTRVEGSSSPADFITFAEDVGLIYDFDLLLTQTVLDTLREFRKEPKLPDVAINLSAKTLMSPIFLKQFQSVVAPYGDLAAKLLIEVTETVVVTDIAKLNEVLQKLREVGFRICLDDVGAGSTSFQSLYGIQADYAKIDGKFVRGAVNSPRDMAMLRSMVDVCRQLGLELIGEQVEEAVHANLLTGLGVSLAQGFLFSRPSRDFSYFAKDWSKVRSGGKILLKG